TTGGATTTTTCACGATCGTTTCTTTGGATTACTTCAAGATTCGGGGCTCGATCTTGCTGGGCATTCTGGCGGTAACTGCTTTAGGTGTGGGTTTCGATCCTAATGTGCAGATGCCTTACGAGTTCACCTCGTTGCCGCCAAGTATTGCACCTACCTTTATGCAATTGGATGTTGCCCAAGCATGGAGTAAAGGTATCTTTAATGTGGTCTTGGTATTCGTCTTGGTAGAGATATTTGATGCTACCGGTGTCTTAACCGGAGTGGCTAGACGCGCGGGGCTTTTGAGTAGACCCAATGGTATTAACAGAGCCTTGAGTGCAGATAGTGTTGCCATTCTGGGTGGTTCTGCATTGGGTACAAGCAGCACAACTGCATACATAGAGAGTCTCGCAGGCATTCAAGCGGGTGGAAGAACAGGATTGACTGCGTTAACGATTGGTGTTCTTTTCTTGTGTGCTTTGTTCTTCGCCCCGGTGATTACGGTAGTGCCCGCGTATGCAACGGCGCCCGCATTGGTCTATGTTGCTGGGTTGATGTTGTCTGAGTTATCTCATGTGAAATGGGAGGACGTTACCGAGGCGATACCTGCCGCTTTGACCGTATTTGCGATGCCTTTTACGTTTTCTATCGCGAATGGTTTGGCCTTCGGATTTATTTCTTACACAACATTGAAGCTATTTACAGGGCAATGGAGAGATGTTCATCCAGCAGCATGGCTGATAGCAATCTTGTTTATGACACGATTCATTTTCTTTGGCGGTCATTGAAGCGCCCCTGTCAGAAAAGGTTGCCTGATGCAGCAGAACCCGTTGTCGCAGGTTTGCTTACCAAAGAAGGTCTGGATGCTGCAACCGTGCATTTGCGCTCGGCGATGGGAAAAGATGTTTTGCTAATCCAAACGCCACATTGCGCGAGCTGTTCTCTCGTATGGTCCTTAACGTACTGTGTGGCAATACCGATGATCATGCACGAAATCACTCAGCGTTTTGGGATGGCAATCAGTTGACTTTGACGCCCGCCTATGACATATGCCCGCAATTACGCGCAGGTCAGCAGGCTTCGCAAGCCATGCTCATACACAAGCGTGATCGCAGCAGTCAGTTAGCTACTTGCATTGCCGCAGCACCTTCGTTTTTGATCGAGAAAGAGGATGCGATTCGTATCGTTAATCAGCAAGTGGGCACTATCGAAAAAGAATGGCAGTTCGTTTGCGATGAGGCGAACTTGAACGAAGTGGATTGCACGCTGTTTTGGCGAAGACAGTTCTTGAACCCGTTTGCTTTTCAGAGTGCGCCCGCGGGGATTCGTATCCCCTGCAGA
This region of Limnohabitans curvus genomic DNA includes:
- a CDS encoding NCS2 family permease, producing the protein MFQKLFSLREHNTTVQTEVVAGLTTFLAMAYIVFVNPNILSTTGMDKGAVIVSTCLAAAFGCFVMAFWANWPVGMAPGMGLNAFFAFTVVQGMGWTWQAALGAVFISGCIFVLLTLTGVRRWIVEAIPESLQVAIPAGIGLFLGLIALKSAGVVVKNDATFVAMGDLHDKSVLFAVIGFFTIVSLDYFKIRGSILLGILAVTALGVGFDPNVQMPYEFTSLPPSIAPTFMQLDVAQAWSKGIFNVVLVFVLVEIFDATGVLTGVARRAGLLSRPNGINRALSADSVAILGGSALGTSSTTAYIESLAGIQAGGRTGLTALTIGVLFLCALFFAPVITVVPAYATAPALVYVAGLMLSELSHVKWEDVTEAIPAALTVFAMPFTFSIANGLAFGFISYTTLKLFTGQWRDVHPAAWLIAILFMTRFIFFGGH